The nucleotide sequence GACTTGGACAAACAAGGGAATTTTATCAAGGGTAAGATCCATCCCTTACAACTGAGCCAAAACGGTATCCCTGCTCCTGATCCGGAGGCAAAAACTACGGAGCTGATCCAATCTTTGACTAGATCGGATTTCCCGAACAAAGGACCGAAAATCCAGTCGGACGGAAGTTTCCATCCATAATCTAGGGCTGTCCTGTAGGAGTTCCTACATATTTCGGCCTGTATTTTTGATTGCAAATTTTACGATTTTCTGATATAGGGAAAGCGGCTTCTCCCGCTGACCCGCCTCCACCACCCAAGCTCAGGGCGGGGCCGCTTTTTCAAAATTTACGTTCGATCAAACTTAGTGTGTTAAACTTGCGTTCCACCTCGTTTGACTTTCGTCACCGACTCAGCAAAGCTGGTTGTCTTCTCGCTCCCTACGAGTCGCTGCGAAGGGGTGGGGCCGTTTCCCAAAATTCAGTAGGAGCTCCAACAAGGCCCCGGTAAAATCCTTAAAATAAAAAAGACCGACGTAGGAGTTCCTACATCGGTCTTCTACTTAATAAAACTTTAATGTGAATTATTCAGTCTTTCCGGTAGGTTCCAATGCACCTGCAGGAGCTTTGAAGTTGATCTCATAAATATCATAATGAGAATTTCTCCAACCCTTTACGTAAGCCACGGAAACGCCTAAGAAATATCTAAGTCCGAATTTAAGAGTGTTAGTGGCAAAGGTTGCGATCTCTTCATCGGTAATTGAAAAAGGGTGCACTTTATTTCTGGTCTCGTCCAGATACAATCCTTCCCAAGTTCCAATCATAGTTCCCTTATATTCTAAACTTAGAATACGACCTGTAACGGAAAAATTCCTTTTTCCTCCGGATTTACTTTTGCTTACGATCTTGTCCGGTAAACCTTTCGGAAGTGATCTTTCTTGGAGTTGAGCTCCTATCACTTCGTAATCGGAAGACAACGCGATCGCTTCGAATCTATGGATCCTGTACTGGACTAAAATTTCCTGGTTCAGACTTTTGCTTAAGAAGTTCACCACATCCGCATTCTCGGGGCGTACGCTGAATTCGATTTTTTGTTTTGCCGGAGCATAACATTCGTCCTTCATTTCGTCGCAAGCTTCCGAATCGTTTATGGTATACACTTCTAAAAGACCTTCATAAGATTCAAAAACGATCCCTCTGCTTTCGAATTGGATCAATTTTGCAACTGTCCAACCTTCGGAATAAGTTCCTGCCGCAGATAAGGATGAGGTAGTTAAAAGAAAGATCCCTAGTAAAAGAAATCTTAAGGATGGAATTCGTTTCATTCGAGTTCGGTGCTCCCTGTTATGTAGGCAGACCCTTGGGGATTCCCTTTGGGTCGCGAATTCGTGAATCCTTTCCGATTTTTATCTTACATCAAGAAAATATTTCTTTCCGTTCTTGAAAAATCCGCATGTAAGTCCCTCCGAGATCTCAGTACTCTCCGTGTGAACCAATAAATGCACAAACAAGTTTCGCACAGAGTTCACGGAGCACACAGAGTTTTCATTTACAAAACCCGCCAGGGATGTGCAGGGCGCGAAGCGTCCTGAGCGTAAGCGAAGGACGAGGACGTATGTCCGAGCCCGGAGCAGCCCGGTCTTGCGTAAGCAAGAGGCGGCCAACCCTTTTTCAGATTGCCCCTTCGACTCTGGTTGGGAACCTGGTCTTGCAAGTAGATCTGAAAAGGGAATCCGGTGAAATTCCGGAGCTGTACCCGCAGCTGTAAACGCCTAAACGGTAAGACAAAACCACTGTCGAAAGACGGGAAGGGTCTTAAGCCGGGCGTGAGTCAGAAAACCTATCCGAGCTACTTTCAATATTTCGGCTTTCGGGAGTTAAGGCCTCAATGAACAAAAGACCCAAACAAATCGGTAAGATCCTTCATCTAGGTCTTTTTTTATTTTCCGTTCAAATATTTTCCCAAGAGAACCAGAAAACGGAAAGCTCCCCTGTAAAAGTTGTGGGAAAGACCAGTTCCAATTCTCAACCCGAAAATTTCAGAAAAAATCCGACCGGTTTTCAGACATCAATCGATTTGGACCAATACAATGCACGTTATACGAATCTTCCGGACGTTTTGGAAAGAGAGGCAGGGGTTCGGATCAGAAGATACGGAGGACTTGGGTCGTATTCCACTCTTTCTCTTCGAGGAACAAACCCGAACCAATCCAGGATCTTTATAGACGGAGTCCCTTTTAATAATGCGCAAGGTGGAGAAGTCAACCTGGCGGATCTTCCTTTCGACAATTTACAAAGTATAGAAGTTTACAGAAGTGGTGCACCTGTAGGATTTTCAGGATCGACTATCGGTGGAAGCGTAAACCTAGTCACAAGAGTAGGATCTGGTCCGCCTAAAACCCGGGTCAATATCGGTGCCGGAAGTTTTAATACGGGAAAAGGTAGCATAACGCATACGGGGACTTATGGCGGGATCGGGGCTAGTGTATTTTTACTTGGAGAAAAATCGGACCAAAACTTTTCTTATCTGAACAACCACGGCACATTGCTTGTTAATCCTTTAGACGATACGATCGATAGAAGAAGGAACGCTCAGTATGAAAGAACATCCGGAATGCTGGGACTGAGCGGAGATATCGGAGCCACCAAGATCAAATTTTGGAACGATCTAAATTATAGATTTCATGGAATTCCAGGACCA is from Leptospira sp. WS58.C1 and encodes:
- the lsa26 gene encoding surface adhesion protein Lsa26, with amino-acid sequence MKRIPSLRFLLLGIFLLTTSSLSAAGTYSEGWTVAKLIQFESRGIVFESYEGLLEVYTINDSEACDEMKDECYAPAKQKIEFSVRPENADVVNFLSKSLNQEILVQYRIHRFEAIALSSDYEVIGAQLQERSLPKGLPDKIVSKSKSGGKRNFSVTGRILSLEYKGTMIGTWEGLYLDETRNKVHPFSITDEEIATFATNTLKFGLRYFLGVSVAYVKGWRNSHYDIYEINFKAPAGALEPTGKTE